A genomic window from Deltaproteobacteria bacterium includes:
- a CDS encoding YihY/virulence factor BrkB family protein, with amino-acid sequence MNLATITAFLREVAKEWSDDDALTLGAALAYYTIFSLAPLLVLVLAIAGLVFGRAAAQGELVAQIQGAVGPAGAELIESMIERASKPSSGLVATAISLVTMFFGASGVFGQLQGSLNLIWGATTVRRTGVKGQLQRRAASFSMILAIGLLLLLSLAISALISGLHDIIDLYLTVPSEVLSLTTPAVSFMIVTALFAMIFKLLPDARIEWRDVWLGALVTALLFTVGKSAIGIYLGRAGVASVYGAAGSLVLVLLWVYYSAQLLFIGAEFTEVYSRRFGSRRLDE; translated from the coding sequence ATGAATCTCGCCACGATCACGGCGTTCCTGCGCGAGGTCGCCAAGGAGTGGTCCGACGACGACGCGCTCACGCTCGGCGCGGCGCTCGCGTACTACACGATCTTCTCGCTGGCGCCGCTGCTCGTGCTCGTGCTCGCGATCGCGGGTCTCGTCTTCGGCCGCGCCGCCGCGCAGGGCGAGCTCGTGGCGCAGATCCAGGGCGCCGTCGGGCCCGCCGGCGCCGAGCTGATCGAGAGCATGATCGAGCGCGCGAGCAAGCCGTCCTCGGGTCTGGTCGCCACGGCGATCAGCCTGGTGACGATGTTCTTCGGCGCGTCGGGGGTGTTCGGTCAGCTGCAGGGATCGCTGAATCTGATCTGGGGCGCGACCACGGTGCGCCGGACGGGCGTGAAGGGCCAGCTGCAACGACGCGCGGCGAGCTTCTCGATGATTCTCGCGATCGGGCTCCTGCTTCTGCTCTCGCTTGCGATCTCGGCGCTGATCTCGGGTCTGCACGACATCATCGACCTGTACCTGACGGTCCCGTCGGAGGTCCTGTCACTCACGACCCCCGCGGTCTCGTTCATGATCGTCACGGCGCTCTTCGCGATGATCTTCAAGCTTCTGCCCGATGCTCGCATCGAGTGGCGCGACGTCTGGCTCGGCGCTCTCGTGACCGCGCTGCTGTTCACGGTCGGGAAGTCGGCCATCGGCATCTATCTCGGCCGCGCGGGCGTCGCGTCGGTGTATGGAGCGGCGGGTTCGCTCGTGCTGGTGCTGCTCTGGGTCTACTATTCGGCGCAGCTCCTGTTCATCGGCGCGGAGTTCACAGAGGTCTACTCGCGCCGCTTCGGCTCACGGAGACTCGACGAGTGA